One Channa argus isolate prfri chromosome 15, Channa argus male v1.0, whole genome shotgun sequence DNA segment encodes these proteins:
- the LOC137099865 gene encoding hydroxyacylglutathione hydrolase, mitochondrial-like produces the protein MLLKSLAGSACTLIGAATALKFAPVEVKVQAAALHSTVRKSSLLKQANMRIELLPALTDNYMYLLIDVDSKEAAIVDPVEPIKVVEAVRKHGVKLTTILTTHHHWDHASGNEKMVKLMPGLKVYGGDDRVDALTKKVSHSHNFKLGSLNVKCLFTPCHTTGHICYYVTKENCSEPPAVFTGDTLFVAGCGKFFEGTAEQMYKALIEILGRLPPETRVYCGHEYTVSNLKFARHVEPDNEVIQKKLAWAKEKCSNGEPTIPSTLADEFTFNPFMRVKEKSVQDHVKQTDPIETMRSLRKQKDGFRVPKE, from the exons ATGTTATTGAAGTCACTGGCAGGGAGTGCCTGCACTCTAATAGGAGCAGCAACTGCCCTAAAATTTG CACCCGTAGAAGTAAAAGTCCAAGCAGCTGCTCTTCACAGCACAGTGAGGAAATCGTCTCTGTTGAAACAAGCAAACATGAGGATTGAACTGCTCCCAGCACTCACTGACAACTACATGTACCTCCTGATCGATGTGGACTCAAAAGAAGCAGCAATTGTTGATCCAGTGGAGCCTATTAAG GTTGTGGAGGCTGTTAGAAAACATGGTGTAAAACTGACAACAATTCTGACCACCCATCATCACTG GGATCATGCTAGTGGAAATGAGAAGATGGTGAAGCTAATGCCAGGGCTAAAAGTATATGGAGGAGATGACAGAGTTGATGCTCTTACTAAGAaagtttctcattcacacaatTTCAAA CTTGGATCACTGAATGTCAAATGTCTGTTTACACCATGTCACACAACTGGTCACATCTGCTACTATGTGACAAAAGAAAACTGCTCTGAGCCACCAGCTGTTTTCACAG GGGACACACTGTTTGTGGCTGGCTGTGGTAAATTTTTTGAGGGTACCGCAGAGCAGATGTACAAAGCCTTGATAGAAATTCTGGGACGCCTGCCTCCTGAAACG CGTGTTTACTGTGGTCATGAGTACACTGTCAGCAATCTGAAATTTGCTCGTCATGTGGAACCGGACAATGAAGTCATTCAAAAGAAACTAGCATGGGCAAAG GAAAAATGCAGCAATGGGGAACCTACCATTCCGTCCACTTTGGCAGATGAATTCACATTTAACCCATTTATGAGAGTAAA agaGAAGTCTGTCCAAGATCACGTAAAGCAGACGGACCCAATTGAAACCATGAGAAGTCTCCGGAAACAGAAGGATGGGTTCCGGGTGCCCAAGGAGTGA
- the fahd1 gene encoding acylpyruvase FAHD1, mitochondrial: MTARNISRFWEWGRKIICVGRNYADHAKELKNAIPTEPVLFLKPPSAYVKEGSPILVPLYTSSLHHEVELGVVIGKGGNAISQTSAMEHVAGYALCLDMTAREIQDECKSKGLPWTLAKAFNTSCPVSDFIPKERIPDPSNVKLWLKVNDQLKQSGSTSQMIFSIPYLISYISDFITLEEGDLIMTGTPKGVSAVQENDELQAGIEDIAIINFRVQRQER, translated from the coding sequence ATGACAGCAAGAAATATATCTCGGTTTTGGGAATGGGGGAGGAAGATTATTTGTGTTGGGAGGAACTATGCGGACCACGCCAAAGAGCTGAAAAACGCGATCCCCACAGAGCCCGTGCTGTTCCTGAAACCACCCTCTGCTTATGTAAAGGAGGGATCCCCTATCCTGGTGCCGCTGTACACCAGCAGCCTGCACCATGAAGTGGAGTTAGGGGTGGTGATTGGCAAGGGGGGCAATGCCATCTCTCAGACCTCAGCTATGGAGCACGTTGCAGGTTACGCTTTGTGCTTGGACATGACCGCTCGGGAAATCCAGGACGAGTGCAAGTCCAAGGGTCTACCCTGGACTTTGGCCAAAGCTTTCAACACCTCCTGCCCTGTCAGCGACTTCATCCCCAAAGAGCGCATTCCTGACCCGAGTAACGTCAAGCTGTGGCTAAAGGTTAATGACCAGCTGAAACAGAGTGGCTCCACCTCTCAGATGATTTTCTCCATCCCTTATCTCATCAGCTACATTAGCGACTTTATCACCCTGGAAGAGGGTGATCTCATCATGACCGGGACCCCAAAAGGAGTCTCCGCCGTGCAGGAGAATGATGAGCTGCAGGCTGGGATCGAGGACATTGCCATCATTAACTTCAGAGTTCAAAGACAGGAACGGTAG